Proteins from one Psilocybe cubensis strain MGC-MH-2018 chromosome 11, whole genome shotgun sequence genomic window:
- a CDS encoding eIF-2-alpha kinase GCN2, whose amino-acid sequence MTSDLERWLGEVRIPPRDETRRIMAQCIIGLATLHSLGIIHADMKPANVFLDERLNVKIGDFGLSRFSVEPRPLRANVGYGIVRVGTELPGGLLGVGGHFDGDAGRRR is encoded by the exons ATGACAAGTGACCTGGAAAGATGGCTAGGTGAGGTTCGTATTCCTCCCCGTGATGAAACGCGCCGTATCATGGCGCAATGT ATCATAGGCCTTGCAACACTACACAGCCTTGGAATTATACATGCCGATATGAAGCCGGCAAACGTGTTCCTCGATGAGCGCTTGAACGTCAAGATTGGGGATTTTGGGCTTTCTCGATTTTCCGTCGAGCCAAGACCACTTAGGGCCAACGTCGGATACGGGATCGTGAGAGTTGGTACGGAGCTACCAGGTGGACTATTGGGCGTTGGGGGTCATTTTGATGGAGATGCTGGTCGGAGACGATGA
- a CDS encoding Cyclin-dependent kinase 1, giving the protein MGNLIWFDPGDRHSVTTNQLLVFWDSMREWFAERGYHLYRLTIFDDPCIVPYATSTIPYNPHPRLNVRKKEFEAEDPFPYAYMGGDYHNKRDDDLYELGLYTGRVMFAQDTEGRHVVIKLVKGGSEEDKILHLLASRPELKKRETFTAIIPILDLLPCEGHWFAVMPRWDITWNSVPFPTPEVCVQQIIFLLKALTFLHENRIFHHDLCSRNMLINHFSNAGLLGMPINPFRKHLLQQGALVCVLSDFDFSILLDEERYGPNPRLGILGADVIGDFPPFETLHGHVDYDPFKYDVALLGIWFSDTFQHIVKDVPLIAPLIDRMVTSRLDKRFTAKEALSFAEGILPTAAGLRTLYTDRAPRPPAYCETDLWKDLPDDFVNQWADYRDDRSSLYLRFLYYLNRHVPYGTYGVYFFRLTVRAILFVPRLFFRPFAAFSRLLVRRVT; this is encoded by the exons ATTTGGTTTGATCCTGGGGATAGGCACTCGGTCACCACCAACCAATTGCTGGTGTTTTGGGATTCCATGCGAGAGTGGTTCGCAGAAAGAGGATATCATCTTTACCGCCTGACCATCTTCGATGATCCCTGTATCGTTCCCTATGCCACGTCAACCATTCCATACAACCCACACCCAAGATTGAAtgtacgaaagaaagaatTTGAAGCGGAGGACCCATTCCCGTATGCGTATATGGGAGGGGATTACCACAACAAACGTGACGACGATTTGTATGAACTGGGTCTATATACT GGACGCGTAATGTTTGCGCAGGATACAGAAGGGAGACATGTGGTGATCAAGCTTGTTAAAGGAGGTTCTGAGGAGGATAAAATCCTCCATTTGCTCGCAAGCCGGCCTGAGCTCAAGAAGAGGGAGACTTTTACTGCTATAATACCCATTCTTGATCTTCTACCTTGCGAGGGTCATTGGTTTGCAGTCATGCCAAG GTGGGATATCACTTGGAACTCGGTACCGTTTCCAACACCGGAGGTCTGTGTACAACAGATTATATTTCTACTGAAG GCCCTCACATTTCTTCATGAAAACAGGATCTTTCATCAC GATTTATGCAGCAGGAACATGTTGATCAACCACTTTTCGAATGCAGGGCTGTTAGGCATGCCAATCAATCCATTCAGAAAGCACCTGCTGCAGCAAGGCGCTTTGGTATGCGTCTTATCGGATTTTGACTTCTCGATCCTGTTGGATGAGGAGAGATACGGTCCCAATCCTCGACTCGGTATACTTGGGGCGGATGTAATCGGAGATTTCCCTCCCTTCGAAACTCTTCACGGACACGTCGATTACGACCCATTCAAATATGATGTTGCTCTGCTTGGAATTTGGTTTAGCGACACGTTCCAG CACATAGTCAAGGATGTGCCACTTATTGCACCTCTCATTGATCGGATGGTGACTTCTCGGCTGGACAAAAGATTTACGGCCAAGGAGGCCCTTTCCTTTGCGGAAGGCATCCTTCCAACTGCGGCAGGTTTGCGAACCTTGTATACCGATCGCGCCCCACGCCCACCTGCATACTGCGAAACTGATTTGTGGAAAGACCTTCCTGATGATTTTGTGAATCAGTGGGCAGATTATCGGGATGATCGATCCTCGCTCTATTTGCGTTTTCTTTACTATCTGAACAGACATGTTCCATATGGCACGTATGGCGTTTACTTCTTCCGATTGACGGTGAGAGCGATTCTTTTTGTTCCTCGTTTATTTTTTCGACCCTTTGCCGCATTTTCGCGGTTACTTGTACGTCGAGTGACCTAG